TACTCACCAATCAGTCATCTCAGTGTAAGGACAACCCACTGGGCACCCCACCAAGTCACGGAGCCCTGTCCTGGGATACAACCAGCTTCAGCCCAAAAGCTTCTAGTTGTTTGGCCCTGGACAGGCCACTGCAGATCATTGGCTctcagtgtgtctgtgtgttataTATGGCTCCTACCTGCTTCTATGGTATGAAGGCTTGGACTTTGACAAGCCGTCTATGATTAACAAGGCTGGCTGGGCTGCATGAATATAGCATATCCAGCCAACCCTGGGTAAGAGGCAATGCTGACACAGAGTGGCTGCAGATGTGTAACCAGCAGGTACTTTTCTACAGTGGCCTAGTGGCTTCACTTGTCCCTCTCACATCACTGCCTGATGGAGGCTGGGCCTACAtatgaaggtggtggtggtggcggtggtagTGGCTTATTAGCTTCAAATGTACAGTTGTGTTCCTGGAGCTTCAAACCTGGCTGAATCACAGATGGTATCACTTTATGTTCTAGGCAAGACACCAGCTCCAGCTGTATGATTTGGTAGGCTGGCCTGGTCAGTTCCAGGAAATATAGTGGTGTTTTTCAGGTCCTCAGTTTTTCACTTTTCCCCAGCTCTCGCCTGAGCCACCTCAGCATCACAGGGTGCTGGCAATGTCTCAGTCCAACAGATTCATAATTTTACCTCTCTCCTAGCTACTAGTACAGCCATCAACCACTGAAGTAGACTTCCGGGCCTCTCACTCTGAAAAGCTGTACAATGCATCCCCATACATACACCTACACACTTGAAATTCCTCCTGAAAAATATCCTgactggaaaagaaatgaaaccaaGTCAAGTTTCTCCACTATTTAGTGTTATTTAGAGGCTCTGGCCCTCAGGCTAGCAGACCTGGAGTGCCagttgttccctccctccctcaccaccccatttttctgccttcttggaaTCAGGTCTCAGGATAGGGGTGGTTGCCCCTCCCATTCCGTTGGGCTGGAGCTGTTGCGCCCACTGCCTACCCATTGAATGTCCACGGCCACCTGGAAAAGGGCTGGAACAACACCCCTGTCCTGCCGGAACTGGGCTTTCGGAAGCGTGGGAGTGGGCATGTGGCAAGGTCTGTAGACGGTCTGGGTTGTCACCTGGCTGGGGGACAGAGACGTAAGCTCTGCCACGCACCGTTTTTGGTATGTGAGGATGAGGCGCCCTGGACTCTGCAGATGGCTGCGGGCCAGTGAGCTGCGGGGGTGAAATGGAGCTGGCATAGGCAGGCGGCCCGGTTCCCACCGGCGGGCTCTCAGGCTTTCGGCAGGACGGGTCACGGCGCTCCCACCAAGGGGACTGGAGGGCCGGTCGGCTCCGAttggggcggcgggcgcgggggcaCCGCGGTCCCGTTCCCCACGACCTCGCACTCCCGCCCTGGCTCTCCCCCGGGGCCGCCCCCCGGTCCTCGACGGGGCCTCCTCTCCGCCGCGCCGCGGCCCTGCCCCCAGGACCTCGATATCCTGCCGGCAGCCCAGGGGTGCCGAGCCCGGGTGTGCGAAGTTCGCCGCCGGCCCAGCAGCGACCCGGTGCCGAGCGGAACTCTGGATTGGGCTAGGCagccgggggagggcggggggggggcggagactGAGCCCCGAGGCGGGCACGGAGCGGGGGTCCGGCGGCCGCGCGGGGACCCGGCCGGCTCAGAGGGCGGGGCTCCATCCGGGGCGGGGCTAGCCCGGGGCGGGCtcggcccggggcggggctgtATCCAGGCCCGCCCACCAGCTGAGCCGGGCCCGCGAGCCCGAGCCTCGCCAGCTCAGAGCttccagcggcggcggcggcggcggcgccggcggCGGGCTCGCTTTCGCGGCGGCTCGGGAGGCTCCGGCGGGCGGGGATGGGCGGGAGGCCGCGCGGGGACCGCGGGGAGTGTGCGACGTGACCAGTCTGCGCTCGGAGCACGCCCGGGCGGTCGAGTGGAGAGCTACTCGGGGGTCGCGTCCGCGGGCCGAGGGCTGAACCCGCTGGAGCATGCGGGGCGCGGTGCGGCCGCCCGGGGGCCACGCCGAGCGGCTGGGGTCCCGGcccgccgcccccggcccgcccccgcccccgccgctgcctcggctcctgctgctgctgctggccctgCTGCGCGGCGCGGGAGCGCAGTACTCCAGCGACCTGTGCGGCTGGAAGGGGAGGTGAGTCCCGCGGCGCGTTCCCGGCCCGCCTtctggggcgcggggcgcggcggcggggccggggccgggacgAGTGCTGAGGGTCCCCGGCTCTCGGCGAGCCCAGTCTGGtgcccccgtccccgcccccggTCCCAGAACAAAAGAGCCCCGCGGCACCCGGGTCCGGGCCCCCGGACGCCTGGAGGAGGCGCCGCGCCGCCGCGCCGCGGGTGGGGTCCGGCCCGGCTGCCAGCCCGGCTCGCGCCCTCCTTTGGACCCCGCGGGTGTCCTCGCTCCGCGGTCCACCGAGGCAGGCGAGTGGGGGCTCTGGCCCTCGGGATCGCTGCCCACGGCGGGAATCCTGGCGCCGGGAGGAGCCGGGCCCGCGCCCGACCGGGGTGAGGAGGGACGGCCgggacgcggggcgcggggcaacGGCGGCCCCGGGACGCAGCGGAGCTCCGCAGCGCAGCCTGCCCGGGACGCAGCGGGGCTCCGCAGCGGGCCTCGTCCGTGGGGCGAAGAGCCGAGGGCGACACCTGTGCGCCGGCCCAGTACGGCTGGcagagagacccccccccccccccgcgcctgccGTGAAGGTCAGGCCGCCCTTGGCAACCACGCGCCGGGCTCCGAGACGCCCCCCCTCACGCAGTGGCAGCCGAGGACTTGTGGAAGGGACACAAATCACAAGTGTGGAAGTGGAAAGGAGACAAGTCACAAGTGTAGATGTGGACACAGTCACAAGTGTGGATGTGGAAGGGAGCACAAATCGCAAGTGTGCATGGGTGGGACCTGTAGTtcgttccagctactcaggatggacACCAAGCGTGCCTGCAGCACTGAGGGCCCTAGAGGCCGGCTTTGTGCCTTGGAAGTTGCCAGCTCTGCGGTTTTTGATGCGTGGGGGCTGAGCAGCCCTTGGGACAGCTTAGGGTACTCTATAGGCTGGGCACCTGTGAAAGTCCTGGCTCCTGGTCTGATGGGCAGACTTCAGGGAagacagcgtgtgtgtgtgtgtgtgtgtgtgagagagagagagagagagagagagagagagagagagagcagtgatTTTGGTAAAGCCGTTtttaggagagggctggggattgaGTAGATCTATTGTCCAGACTCTAGGTCAGCAAGGCACCACTGGTCTTGGACACTTACAGCGCCCAGCTTTCTGAGGGAACCATAAGACCACAATCCACCCCTCCTCAAGACTCCCAGCTCTGGCTCCTGAGAGTGCGGGAGATCTCCAGCACTGCTTCACAGGAAGTTTACCATCTCCTTCCCCAGCAAAAATCCCCCCTGCCTGGCAGAGCCTGAGCTCCCAAGTCGGGGTGGAGCTCTGGGGGCAGCCTTGCTTTGGGAAGGCTGGCACCTTCACATAGCTGGCTGTGAGCCTCTGATACTAGTGTTGTTTTGGAGCTGCCCTTTCCTTAGTGGCAATTAACTCCCTTCCCACAGCCTCTACTGGTGAACCAATGCACCTCAACCTGGGACCTTGGTGTGCCCTGCCCTAGTGGATCAGAAACAGAAATCCAACCCTTGTCCTGTGAGCCAGAGGTTCCAGCAAGAGCTGACCTTTCTAGGCTGTCAGAGGGCTATGTGACTGGAGACTGCCTTCCCAAGAGTCCAGGGGTCTGTGCCCAGGGGTGGGCACAGGATGCTCCCCACTATCTCCAGAAGCAGGCCAGATCCTCAACAGGTGTCTTCAGTGGGAGGAGGCACGTCCCAGCCCAGAATCTGTGCAGCCTTCTGTCTACCTGGATTCTCCCTCATCCTTGCAAACACACTCCTGCTCTGGGACTCCCTTGAGACTTCTCTTACAAATCCAGAGCTTGGCAGAGGGCAGCTGTAGGGGCTCTTGGAGCTTTGGGCATGAGTGAGGGCATAAATAAGGCTCCCTTGTCTTGAAGCCACTAACCCACTTATCAGAACACTTCACACATCAGCTGACTTACTGAGGAGTGTGCTGGCTTGCTTGTTAGCTCCATGGTGTTTATGACTTTTTATGATCTGTTTCCGAAGCCAACACAGGGTGGAGTGAGCCTCAAAATGCTGgtggaggactgggaatatggcctagtggtaaacctcgcatacatgaagccctgggttcgattcctcagcaccacatatatagaaaaagccagaactggtggtgtgactcaagaggtagagtgctagtcttgagcaaaaagaagccagggacagtgctcaggccctgagttcaagtccagggctggcaaaaacaaaaacaaaaaatgctagTGGATTCTGGCCTCTGATAGGATGGGAGGTGCTCTTCATGCCACTGGCCACTCACAATAGGTGTGCAGATGCTTTTGGGTGTTTCCAAGCAATCAGATTTGAGCTTTTGAAATCCTCTTCCTGGTGTAGGGAACAGGTCTAGTTCCTGGACCTTTATTAGCTGGTAGCCATAAAGGTGGACTATGGACTCTCCCACTGCTATCAGCAAGAACATAGCAGGTGTGGTCGCACGTTGGCTCTCTCTGGCTAGGTAGGGACCTTGTCAGCAGAACCTTTTGGTTTCACCCTTGATGGAAAGCCCTTCTGGACTTTATCTTGTCCTAGTGActgggggctgctgggttgtgGATAAGTGTGAGCAGTGTGGGCATAAGCTCTGCTTACTCAGTGAGTCCTCATGCCACTATACCACTTTCTCATGAGGCATTAACATGTGTGACCACCTGGATAGTGACCATCCTTGCTAACTTGAAAAAAATACAATGGCTGGGCTGTAGCTGAGCTATATAGTTCTTGTCTAGTGTGTGCCAGTGCCTGTGTTTGATCCcttgtatatgcacacatatgtgtacatacatgcatgcaaacaCAGCATTAACTTAGCTGAATCCACAATCAAGTCAACATTTTCATATTTATGAAATGGACTAGAACCAGTTCTGTCTGTAGTTTTATCTACAGTGCAACATAGCTACTTTATTTTGGAGTAGTTAGCACACCACCTGCATCTCATAAAAGatggtaaaatatttttacatatgaCCATTAAAGATGTATTTCCCTTTTGCAATTTTAACAACTgtgtgaaacatttttttccccaatttgcTGTGATTCTAGATATTTGGATTGAGAGATTGGGGAGCAGTTGGTGTTCCAGTGGGAACCAGTACAGACCATTTATCAAGGGTATGTCAGTTCCCAGGCTGAAGGACTCTTGGCTTGACTTCCCTGAGTGGTTGTTTGTCCAAACAGGTCGCGTGCATCACGTGCTGTTGGACTTAATGCGGAAAATCTCTCCAGCCAAGCGTCTAGGTCAATTCTGACTGACCTAGAGAAGAGGAACAACCACTGTTGCTGAGATGGGCACAGGCCCTTTCTAGGTGCAAGTAGAAGTGCGGTAATAGTCTTCTTTTCTTGTGAGCTCCCCTTCTCTCATTCCTCCTGTAAATGGAACCTGGTATATATCCCACATGATGCATGTGGCTGCAGGTTCATGTGGCAACTGGGACAGCAGCCCTCAGACTCAGATCTTTGCCCCCTGGTTCCCTTGGGCAGGTGCTTGTCCCTTCCTGGGTTCCTTAGCCCCTGCCTGGCTGTGGGGAGagactggacttttctgcttctcCTTCATTTGTACAGGTAACGGATGCCCTCAGAAGTGTGTGAGCTTCTGATGTGGTAGTGTCTTCATCCTCTCTATCCTCAAGACCCTTTGAGAGGGAAGCGAGGTCTCAGACTGGTGCCTTATTTGGGAGAGTTGAGCCTGGGCCTAGGCTTGGTGTTAGCTGTCCCTTGATGCTGGAGGTAGGAGGAGGAGCACAACAATTAGGTTTGCTTTTGTTGCAAAAGGACAGGGCTGATTATAGCCATGTGTGTCAGCCATTCAACGTTTAGTCTAATTTTCACATAGCACTATAATTGCACCCATCCCAACATAGGTGTCAGATGAGTGTGTAAGTTTTATTAACTGTAATTAGTAAGTTGGCTCTGTACGTGTGGCCTGAGTAGCTACCTGCAGTCAAGTTGCTGCTCACGACCCAGGGCCTTGTGGGTGTGGGGAGAGTAGGTTAGGAGGGAGTTCTTCCTCAAGGCTTCCTTCTGATGTGGTCTGCGAGGTAACTTGTAGCCCCAGCTTGCAGCCAGTCCTTGTATTAAAAGTGAGGTTTAGGGGCCTGGCTGAGTCACTAGCAGTAAATGCATaccatatgttatatattttctcCCAAGCAGAATGGGTTTCTGGTATCTCACTCAGGCTGGGCTCTGGATTTAGCCTTGtttatttgacaaaaaaaaatcctaagaatGTGTGTGAACCTGTCTGAGATCTGATCAGAACCAAATTTCATGTAATAAACTCTTAGCTGAAGTCACTGGTTTCAGTATAGACCCACTTGTGGTTATGACGTAACAATCTTTATTTGCATTAAATTTTGAGCAGGGGAAACTTCAGTGTTTGTGGTGGTTTCAGTTTCTTGAAAACAAAACTGCCCTTTTTAGGATCTGCCTCACAGAGGGTATTGCATACGGTGTCTACTTTTGTCTACTTAGCATTTGAGAGGAGTGGAATCACCTTGTTACTTTAGAAATTCCCATCAgaagatcttccttccttccttttatcctgGAAATTTTCCCTGTCCCCCAATTAAGGGAGGGCATTTCCTTTATCCACATAGTGGATCTTGCATTAATGACATTTGAGTTTATTTAAATATTGTGATTGGCAGTGCAAGGACTTCCAGCttggaaatgaatgaaaaatagtcAAATCATCACCTAAGGACATTATGAATAATCCTGTTCCATGGCTGGTCTTCCAGCTGGTGTAGAAGCAGTTCTGTGGAACAGTGTCACTGCTGCATGGACACTTCTTACAGCACCCGTAACAAGAATCCAAGCCTTTGTTTTTtatccccgtccccccccccccccgggagtcTGCATCATCTTTCTGTTGTTCTTGGATCATCTGCTGACCTTGACTCTTGGAGCAGGTTCATTGAAAGGAACTGAGTGGGAGAGGCCATATGGCAGGGACCAGTACCCTGTGGCTGCCTCCATCTTAGTTTGGGGCCCTGAGTACCTGAGGCGGGCGGCAGGCGAGTGTGAATGGTCATTGTGGGCATTTCCCTCACAGTCCCTCCCCTGGGTGCATACAAGATGTCAGGACCCTTGACTCTAGGGCTTAAGCTTATGCCATCTCCTTTTCCCACAGTGGGCTGACCCACGAGGTGCACAGCAAGGATGTGGAGCAGGTGTACCTGCGCTGCTCATCTGGTTCTGTGGAGTGGATGTACCCAACAGGCGCACTCATCGTCAACCTGCGGCCCAATACCTTCTCACCATCCCGACACCTGATTGTGTGCATCAAGCCCTTCAGGGACTCCTCAGGCGCCaatatttatttggaaaaaacTGGAGAACTAAGATTGCTGGTGCAGGACGGGGACAGCAAGGCTGGCCGGATGCAGTGCTTTGGCCTGCAGCAGGGTGGCCTGTTTGTGGAGGCCACGCCCCAGCAGGACATTAGCAGGAGAACCACGGGCTTCCAGTATGAGCTGATGAGCAGGCACAGCAGCCCTGACCTGCACGCACTGTCTGGTAAGTGGCACGGCGGCCTGCACGCGCTGTCTGGTGAGTGGCACGGCGGCCCTCACCTGCACGCGCTGTCTGGTGAGTGGCTCGGCGGCCCTCACCTGCACATGCTGTCTGGTGAGTGGCTCTGCGGCCCTCACCTGCACGCGCTGTCTGGTGAGTGGCACGGCGGCCCTCACCTGCACGCGCTGTCTGGTGAGTGGCACGGCGGCCCTCACCTGCACGCGCTGTCTGGTGAGTGGCACGGTGGCCCTCACCTGCACATGCTGTCTGGTGAGTGACTCGGTGGCCCTCACCTGCACGCGCTGTCTGGTGAGTGGCACGGCGGCCCTCACCTGCACGCGCTGTCTGGTGAGTGACTCGGCGGCCCTCACCTGCACGCGCTGTCTGGTGAGTGACTCGGCGGCCCTCACCTGCACGCGCTGTCTGGTGAGTGGCTCGGCGGCCCTCACCTGCACGCGCTGTCTGGTGAGTGGCTCGGCGGCCCTCACCTGCACGCGCTGTCTGGTGAGTGGCTCGGCGGCCCTC
This sequence is a window from Perognathus longimembris pacificus isolate PPM17 chromosome 17, ASM2315922v1, whole genome shotgun sequence. Protein-coding genes within it:
- the Metrnl gene encoding meteorin-like protein, which translates into the protein MRGAVRPPGGHAERLGSRPAAPGPPPPPPLPRLLLLLLALLRGAGAQYSSDLCGWKGSGLTHEVHSKDVEQVYLRCSSGSVEWMYPTGALIVNLRPNTFSPSRHLIVCIKPFRDSSGANIYLEKTGELRLLVQDGDSKAGRMQCFGLQQGGLFVEATPQQDISRRTTGFQYELMSRHSSPDLHALSAPCRPCSDTEVLLAICTSDFVVRGSIQDVTHVPEQQESIIHLKVNRLHRQKSRVFQPAPEGSGHWQGRVMTLLECGVRPGPGDFLFTGHVYFGEARLGCAPRFSDFQRMYRDAKEQGMNPCEISTA